In Lolium rigidum isolate FL_2022 chromosome 3, APGP_CSIRO_Lrig_0.1, whole genome shotgun sequence, the genomic window TAAGGTCCGCTTCAACCAGTTTAAGGTACAGCAAGTACTGCAACTTACACAGGTTTGATAGATCACTCCCCGTTAGATTAGTTGATGAAAGGCACAACTCCGTGAGGCCACATAGGGACGTGACAAACTGAGGCAATAGGCTCAGCCTGCCCCGCAGTTTCAGTGAGCTAAGATAACAATATTCCTCTATAGAACTCAGGAGGTCTCCCGAAGAGTTTCCAAAATCAAGTGACAGAGAACGAACACCTGCCGTGTCCATACCATCCTGAGCAAACTTCTGAACCGCCTTTGAAATATGAGGCAAGCTCTCGTTGTCTGTACCAGTGGCTTCAAACCATATCTTAACCTTTTTCAATTCTTTCATATGAGCCATCAGTTGTAGAAAACCAGGGTTTTCATCTGCAACAAATCCTGCAAGAGTCTTCAACTTACTTTTTTTTGGCAGGACCTTCTCTAGTTCGCTCATTTTCAAGTCATTTTTCCCAAGCTTAAACTTTCCAAACAGGTGAGCTAAGTGAGGCAACCCAATGACTTCTACTGGCAACATATCTATCTTTGTCTTCCTCAGGTCCAGTGTCTCTAAGCAGTGTAACTTGTCAATTTTCTTTGGAAGGCTGCTGATAGTGCCCCCAAGGCTCAAATATTTTAGATACCACAGCTTGTGTATATCCTCGAGCTGATCATCCACCAAATCATTGCATTCTTCCAGATCCAACACTCGCAGTAGCTCACACCTGCAAAACTCGGAAGCAGCGGCTCCCGCATTCCCAAAGATCGTCAGAGATCGGGCACGGAATTTCTTGCTGCCAGCCGTGTCATCACTTGCTGAACTTGTATGCTGGTTCATGCCCAAGGTGCTGTCAGTTGCAGGGTTCTCGATGAACAGGTGACGAAAATTACTTCGATTTTGATCACGAAGAGAAGTGATGAAGTTATCAGACATGGACTTGTGCAGCATGAACTCGTGCATAATACCATGAGTTTTGCATGTCTTCACCTTCGAATTGTTGCTAGCATCGATCGGCCGAACGATATTCCGGTCAATAAGTTCCTTGAAGTTTTCATCTGCTACCTCCAGGTCACTGCGTTTGTACTGACATCGTACATAACCTTCGGCTAACCATCGCCTGATTAAAGTACTCCTCCTGATTGGACGACCATTTGGGAACACACTTGTGTATAGTAATGAGGTCCTGAGAGGATAGCCAGAAAGACTGCTATAGCTATTTAAAAGAACCTGTTGCAGTTTTCTGAAGTCTGCCTCCTTCTCCATATGATGCCCGAGGCTGCGGCAAACTTGCGCACAGTGACTTCCTGTGAGCTCAGTCTCGCCTAGCAAAAACTTAGCCACACTAACAAGAGCAAGTGGAAGGCCATCGCACTTCTCCACAATTGCGGTTGAACCCCGCTCTAATTCAGGCGAACATCCTCGAAAGAATACCTTCTTCATTAGCAAAACCTTAGAGAGTTCCGCATCAAGAATGTTCATCTTGTAAATAAAACCATCACCTGAGCTGCAAGCATTAGCTACTGATTGAAGAGCCGTGGTTACTACGATTCTGCTTTTTGTTTCCCTATGGAAGATAGATTTTATGGCATCCCAATGTTGCTTGTTGATGTCATCAATTACAATTAAACATCTACAAAAAAAATGACAAAGAGTAAGTTATTATATCTGTCGACTAGAATCAATTGACTGCCAATTCAATAATCTGCTATATGCAGGTAAAACATGCATAATCGCTCAAACTTACATAGAATCTTCAACTATTGATAGGTACATATATAACAAGGGATGTGCATGTGATGATGTGACACTGTTTATGAAAGTACAGAGCTAGATTTCTATGTGTGGTATTGTAACCTACAGAAATATGTTGTTTGCACCTTTTTTAGATGGTCAGCTCTTGAATTGTAATCAATTAGTAGAAGTAAGCCTGCAGGACAGGTAAGCAACATAGATTAATGTGGGAAATTGGTTTGAATTGCTGACTAGCAGCTAAGTTCCTgagtactccctctgtttataaatataagatgtttttaaCACTTCTAAGTGAACTAGATACACAGTGaatgaacctacacactaaaagtaGACGAGATATATACCAAAATAGATGAATCTACTAAACGGTAAGACGTCTTATACGGAGTATTAGTGAATGGAGTGAGTACATCATAAAACAACTGGTGACTACTTAGAATTAGCGCCTATTTTCACAACATTCATCAAAACCTGTATCTTAGAGGATCTTGAGTAAAGCACGAACAAACTTTATACTGCGGTAATAAGATGTAACCGCCACGAAAAATGTGGCGTTAATTTGCGCGATGTGCAAAGTAACTTAGTGAAGTAAAGCATAAGATCCTCACTCTGTAGTCTGCAGAAAATCGTTGATGGAATTTTGGACCTGCGGCACGTCATCCGCGTGCAATTGCCGGAGTATCGCCGTCAGAAGCCCCCCAGCGTCCTTGTGCTCCGACGACGCAGCCCAGGCACGGCAAGGAAATCTCCCGACCACACTAGAGCAATCATACACTGCCCTCGCGAGCGTCGTCTTCCCCGAGCCGCCGAACCCCACGATGGATATGACACCCAACTTCCCCGGCTCGCTATCTAGCAGCAGCTCGACAAGCTCCTGCTTTGGTTTGTCGATGCCCACAGGGTCATTCTCGGCCGTGTCCGCTGTCGCCGGAGAAGCTGCCCCGGCGGAGGATCTGCAGGCGTTGACATCGTAGTTGACCCTTCGCTCCTGCGCGTCCTTCAACCTCTTTTTGAGCTTCCGGATCTCCGCCGCGAACCGGGATCTGGTGCTAGCAACCGCCTTCTTCAGGCGGTGGAGGACCGATGATTCCCCGTCGCAAGCGACGCAGGGCAGGAACCGATCCAAGCAGTCCTCGATGTCATGCGCCAGATCACGCATCTCTTCCATGGACATGACCTGAGGCCGCGACGCGCTCGGATCCACCAGGTGACTGTCCCGGGCAATTGAGATCATCTCAAGCTCGGTCTGGATGAAACGGATGTCATCCTTGAGGCCCTTTGACAGCTTGTGCTTCTCGCTCAGCAGCGTGACGAGCTTCAGTACCACCTCCTTCGTCAGAGCGCTCGCCAAGGCAGCCTCCATACCGCCTCCGAGAGAAAGGCTCGAGCCACCTTATGCTGGCGCTCGCCCTcaccctcaccgacgacggcgagcgaACCAGCGACTGGGATCGGGACAGGGCCGGGATGGAAGAAAGCAGCCTACTCGGGATGCGCGAGCGCGACGTGGATGACGGGCGCGGACTGCGCACACGCGTCGACCGCTGCAGCGGTGGTGACGAACAGGAGGACGGCGGCGATATGGAGTTGCCTCATCGCCATGGTTGCCACTCCCCCTGATTAGAGCGAAGAAGCTGATTAGTCAACTCTGATGATAAGTCTCGGTTCGGTAGTGACCGGAGACCAAAAAGAGGACGAAGCTCTCTTCATATTGAAAAGTATttcaaaattatatttcgaagtattagagcatctccagtcgcgtcccctcaAACCGTCTCCTAAAACGCGCCGGATTAAGCGttcgggggacgtgttttgttcgtgccgtgtttggaggacgtcgctccccagccgcgtcccccaaacgctgctCCCAAATATTTTTTTAAAGCTTTCTTAACAcacaaccatttatcaaatatagcataggaATAAATATGTTTGTGGAGATTGTTTTTAAATtctaaacaaatgtaataaatagggctagatcaaggtgccgcgtcatttcctttgatcctccacaaatgccaaCGAGATCAgattgaagttgatcatgaacattgttgtCTGGTCAACCTCCGCAAGCGAGCCCTCACACTCACAGGACACCAGTGTCCTggtatgattcttgcggtcatcctcgatggtcatgttgtgcatgatcacacaagcctgcatcacctcccatatttggtcgtgagaccagcttagagcagggtaccggacaatggaaaattgtgcttgaagcacaccaaacgcccgctcgacatccttcctgcaagcctcctgtcgcgtagcaaagtgggaattcttcagactgatggattcgagattgttttgacaaaagtggcccattttagatatataccatcagctagataatagcctttggtatattggtggccattgatctcatagttgcatggtggagcatgcccttacactagtctgctgaacaccagagactgctgcaacacgttgatgtcattgtgtgatcccgccatgcaaaagaaagaatgtcaaatccacaggtcataatctgccacagcttcaagcaccacactgcaatatccatgacaccctttgtatataccttgtcaagcaaacgggcagttcttccatgaccagtgcatgcaatcgatgcttccaagcattccagaaaATCCTctcgcagcattttgtgccatgatccttgcagtatcttcctcagttggccctctcaggtAGTATttaccaaactttcccaccacaactcggcaaaacttgtacatgcactcaatggcaatagactcactcatgcgaaggtagtcgtcctgtctatcggcaggtgctccgtatgcaagcatcctcatggcggtggcgcacttctgaatcgacgagaacccgacaacgcctacagcgtcgaggcttgagcttgaagtaggggtcgaactctcgaacgccgtggaggatattcatgaacagacccttgctcatcTTGTACCAGCGCCGAAAATTGTCTTCATGTGTTGCaccatctgcgaagtagtcgttgtgcagcatggtatgcccctccatcctctgccggggcttggacttctttctccccggccttgatcctccgcggtgtggcctcttcctcttctccgcctcagcgtcaagcatgtcctggagggacgcgatgattagCAAATGCTCctggaggtcgtcgtcgaaggcttgctcgtcctccagcagcagggcaagcatctcgtcgtcgctatccatgtctgaagcaaaatcaatggttaaaattgcgccgaggcagacgacgcaacgaacagcggccaatcgcgcctacctggcaagtcgtcgagcaccttgtgtgcgcggaggtgggacgGATTTGACACCACGTTCTGGAACGcgatggcgaagcggcggcggcggaacgaccgacgggagcgccagccgcgacggcggtgccgactctcagaagagatcagacgccgaaacggccggcaaatacagcggcggaggaggggtgggaggcgcagaaaggaaggagcgacgagaaaaaaaggCGCGAATCAAcggttatgcaaatagtcgccgacatgtgggagctcgcctcgcttttcggtgcgtcCGGCGTCCCCAGTGCGTCCCctctggggcggggacgggctcggggtgccggacaccgtatcgggccgcgcggataaaaaagggctttgggggacacggctgcaagcgtttttttatccggcgcgccccgaatcgctttgggggacggtttggaggacgcgactggagatgctcttaaaataTTCTGAAAACATTGATAGTTAATGACAtacactactccctccgtctcagttacTAGTCTTCCCGTATCCCTAGATCGCCAATTTaatctatataatttaaattatataatattaaaattatatcattagaaaataaaacatctaaaatttctaatgatatatttttgtaacatataactaatactaatttgatcaaatttgcgagctATGGATACGCATACGCCTAATAAACTTTGAGACAGGGAGTACTACCTTCATACCGGTTTACAGGGGAATTACTCATTTCGAGAAAACAATTTAACTCTAAAgttgatcaacaaaatataagatatatgccacaaaaattataaaattgaaattataTTTAAAATAAGTTTCTAGtattataatttttgtgatatacatcttatattttattaattaaattaGTAATCAAATTTTTCACAAAATACGTAATAGCCCTATAAACCGTTATAGAGGGAGTACAAACGTGTAGAATCTGAATGTAAAATACTTATATTTTAGGCTtagaaaaatgacaaaatatcaagaattttgcattgagattttgttCGCCTATGGTATACGTCATTGATTACCAACAAAATATGTTTTAAATTTTCTAAAAACTTTGAACTACTATTTGTAGGGTTCATTGcatggaaaataaaaaaattctactgcaaagacgaataaattcaAGATACATTCTATGAaaaaaccaagatctaatctatgagatcggagcaacgagatagagGAGAAACTAACCCTCATAGATCCAATGccgtaacgagatcagatctcgtggttgatgtagacgattcttccagtgctgcaatccggtagCACATACGTACTCGGtcacgcgtacggtgtcgatgaagtccttcctctccccgttccatcgGGCAGCGGAGGAGTAGATTCCCTCGGAATCCtagcaacacgacggcgtggtggtggtggtggaggaggagaattcctgcagggctttacctaagccggagcaggagaaaACTGGGTGGGAGGAGAGGTGGAAAATTAGGGTTGCGTATGGAGCAGCTATAGCCGGCCAACCCATCCCTCTATATATAGTcgggggtagggttagggtttcccaaaacccatctagggtcgcCTCCTGGTAGGCCCAAACCATGCCTGGGCGCGGCCTGGGGTgggcccgcacctaggggtggtctggcccacTCCTGGCCTTTCTCCATCTCCCCTTTTGACTCCGTCTGCGTGACTAGAAAATAGGAACTTctgtttttgttttgtccaattccgagaatattttcagaacaaattttctaaaatacaaaatagtagaaTAGTTCCAGAACAATTCCTGAACATAACTTGCCTCcgtccattccggacctcctcgtgatgtcctggatcccatccgagaccccaaacaattttcggtctccatctcatattccgtatctaacaaacaacatcgaaccttaagcgtgtcaccctacggttcgtgaactatgcggatgatgacccacaagtataggggatcgcaacagtcttcgagggaagtaaaacccaatttattgattcgacacaaggggagccaaagaatatttgtaagccttaacaacggagttgtcaattcaagttgcaccggaaacggacttgctcgcaagagtttatcgatagcaacgagttttatagcgatagcgagtagagaAATATAAGCGGCAAtgtaataaagacagcgagtagtgattatagtaaacaataggattaaaataccgtaggcatagggatggatgaacgggcggctgcatggataagagaactcatgtaataatcaaggcaaggcatttgcagataataataaaacagtatccaagtactaaataaccataagcatgtgttccgtatatagtcgtacgtgctcgcaatgagaaacttgcacaacatcttttgtcctaccagccggtggcagccgggcctctagggaaactatcggtaattaaggtactccttttaatagagtaccggagcaaagcattaacactccgtgaacacatgtgatcctcatatcacagaccttcccctccggttgtcccaatttctgtcactttggggcctcgggttccggacaacaatatgtgtatataacttgcaggtaagatcataaaacaatgaatatcatcatgaatcaataacatgttcagatctgaaatcatggcactcgggccctagtgacaagcattaagcataacaagttgcaacaatatcataagagtactgatacgtctcaaacgtatctataaattcttatgttccatgctacttttatgatgatatacacatgttttatacacattatatgtcattattatgcattttccggcactaacctattgacgagatgccgaagagccagttgttgttttctgctgtttttggtttcagaaatcctagtaaggaaatattctcgaaattggacgaaatcaacgcccaggatcctattttttcacaaagcttccagaagaccggaggagatacgaagtggggccatgaggtgcgacacaccagggcggcgcggccctagcgtgtggggcccccgtgcctcctccgactccgcccttccgcctacttaaagccttcgtcgcgaataccccagtaccgagagccacgatacggaaaaccttccagagccgccgccatcgcaaagccaagatctgggggacaggagtctctgttccggcacgccgccgggacggggaagtgcccccgaaaggcatctccatcgacaccaccgccatctccatcaacgctgctatctcccatgaggagggagtagttctccatcgaggctaagggctgtaccggtagctatgtggttcatctctctctcccatgtacttcaatacaatgatctcatgagctgccttacatgattgagatccatatgatgagctttgtaatctagatgtcgttatgctattcaagtggattttacttatgtgatctccggagactccttgtcccacgtgtgtaaaggtgacagtgtgtgcaccgtgtgggtctcttaggctatatttcacataatacttattcaccgagttatgatttgagttggatgtctctatgaaattgtggtgtgttagtacctcctatgaatgctcacagtgacagcgtggggtgtttattagtacttgggaatacatctttaaggtttgcctacatgatgaattagagttcgttatcttgccagagagtaatttagagtgaagtgcttatttatattcctttatgattgcaatgtgctttatatcactattaatctatgtgctactctagtgatgttattaaagtagtctattcctcctccatgatgtaatggtgacagtgtgtgcatcatgtagtacttggcgtagtttatgattgtaatctcttgtagattatggagttaactattactatgatagtattgatgtgatctattcctcctttcatagtcctgtcggtgacggtgtgcatgctatgttagtactcggtataattgcgttggtctatcatgcactctaaggttatttaaatatgaacatcgaatgttgtggagcttgttaactccggcattgaggtgctcttgtagccctacacaattaatagtgttcatcatccaacaagagagtgtagagtggttttattatgtgatcaatgttgatagtgtccactagtgaaagtatgatccctatgccttgtttccaaatactgcaatcatcgcttatttactgttttaatgcatctttacttcctgcaatattactaccatcaatcgcacgccagacaagctattttactggcGCCAGTTACTcatctgctcatattcattcataccacttgtatttcactatctcttcgccgaactagtgcacctatacatccgacaagtgtattaggtgtgttggggacacaagagacttcttgtatcgtgattgcggggttgcttgagagggatatctttgacctcttcctacccgagttcgataaaccttgggtgattcacttaagggaaacttgctgctgttctacaaacctctcgctcttggaggcccaacactgtctacgggaaaagaagtgtgagtagacatcaagctattttacggcgctcgttgccggggaggtaaggtaaaaggtattcacattttccgactactaagctatctcctagtcttgttgccggtgtgtgagtgctcgaagctatttcctttagatcctgcaattgcatctttttgtttcttgtttacactagtaaggcataaggaacaacagtgagctttttattctatttcctgagttaagacatggactgtttgatgcgaaaattaaaaaacctatggaaccttatttgcatgctagtagcaatgatattagtatgaacgctttgaacaccattgttgataatgatatagaaagttctaagcttggggaagctggttttgatgagcatgatatttttagtcccccaagcatggaggagaaaattttctttgatgatactttgcctcctatttatgatgattataatgatagtggtcttttggtgccacctactatggagagtaaattttattatgattatactatgcctcctacacttgatgagaataataatgatagctactttgatgaatttgctcccactattactaataaaattgattatgcttatgtggagagtaataattttatgcatgagattcatgataagaatgtttcatttgatagttatattgttgagtttgctcatgatgctactggatattattatgagagaggaaaatatggttgtagaaattttcatgttactaaaacacctctctatatgttgagaattttgaagttacacttgttttatctttctatgcttgttgcattatgcctacatgacttgtttatttacaagattccttttcataggaagtgggttaggcttaaatttgttttgaatttgcttcttgatgctctcttttgcttcaactcttatttcttgcgagtgcatcattaaaactgctgagcccatcttaatggctataaagaaagcacttcttgggagataacccatgtgtttattttactacagcaattttgttttacatttgagtcttggaagttgttagtactgtaggaacctctccttatctttattttattgcattgttgtgccaagtaaagtcttttatagtaaagtcaatactagatttggattactgcgcagaaacagatttctttctatcacgaatttgggcagggttctctgtaggtaactcagaaaaatctgccaatttacgtgagtaatccttagatatgtacgcaactttcattcaatttgggcattttcatctgagcaagtctggtgcctcaaaaaaaatcgtctttacggactgttctgttttgacagattctgccttttatttcgtattgcctcttttgctgtgttggatggatttctttgttccattaacttccagtagctttgtgaaatatccagaagtgttaagaatgattgtgtcacctctgaatatgtgaatttttgattatgcactaaccctctaatgagtttgttttgagtttggtgtggaggaagttttcaaggctcaagagaggaggatgatacaatatgatcaagaagagtgaaaagtataagcttggggatgcccccgtggttcatccctgcatatttcaataagactcaagcatctaagcctggggatgcccaaggcatccccttcttcatcgacaacttatcaggtcacctctagtgaaactatatttttattccgtcacatcttatgtgctttacttggagcgtatgtgtgcttttattttcgttttgttattttcattctctgaataaattcatgcttgtgtgggggagagacacgctccgctgtttcgtatgaacacatatgttcttagctttatccttaatgttcattgcgaaagttgaactacttcattcattgttatatggttggaaacaaaaaaatttgcatgtggtaaatggtataatgtcttgaataatttgatacttggaaattgttgtgctcatatagatcatgtttaagctcttgcatcatgtactttgcacccattaatgaagaactacatagagcttgttaaaatctggtttgcatgattagtttctctagagtctagatattttctggttaaggtgtttgaacaacaaggagacgatgtaaagtcttataatgcttacaatatgttcatatgtgagtcttgtctgcaccgttttatacttgagtttgcttcaaacaaccttgctagcctagccttgtattgagaggaattcttctcgtgcatccaaatccttgagccaaatactatgccatttgtgtccaccatacctacctactacatggtatttctccgccattctaaagtaaattacttgagtgctacctttaaaattatatcctttgtctttgcaatatatagattatgggaaaatagccttcaaaactattgtggtaaagaatatgtagcttatgtatcttatttcttataagttgcttgttgagcggtaaccatgtttctggggacgccaccaactattacacctttgttgaatatcatgtgagttgctatgcatgttcgtcttgtctaaagtaagggtgatttatcatgatcaaatggtttgagtatgcatattgttagagaagaacattgggccgctaactaaagccatgatccatggtggaagtttcggtgtggacaattaatcctcaatctcttatgagaattttaagcgttgttgtatgcttatgcattaaagaggagtccattatccgttgtctatgttgtcccggtatggatgtctaagttgagtataatcaaaagcgagaaatccaatgcgagctttctccttagacctttgtacatgcggcatagaggtacccctttgtgacacttggttgaaacatatgctatgcaatgataatccatgttaatccaagctaattaggacaaggtgcgagcactattggtaatctatgcatgaggcttgcaacttataggatatcttatacataacacatatgctttattactaccgttgacaaaattgtttcttgttttcaaaatgaaaagctctagcacaaatatagtaatccatgcttccctctgcgaagggacattcttttaatttattgttgagttagttcacctattccttctatcttagaagcaaacacttgtatcaactgtgtgcattgattcttacatgtttacctattgcacttgttatattactttgtgttgacaattatccatgagatatacatgttgaagttgaaagcaaccgctgaaacttatatcttcctttgtgttgcttcaaagctttctactatgaatttattgctttatgagtaactcttatgcaagtcttattgatgcttgtcttgaaagtattattcatgaaaagtctttgctatatgattcatttgtttactcattatcttcgccATTGCTTCGaaccgctgcattcatctcatatgctttacaatagtattgatcaagattatgatagcatgtcacttcagaaattatccttgttatcgtttacctactcgacggcgagtaggaactaagcttggggatgcttgatacgtctcaaacgtatctataatttcttatgttccatgctacttttatgatgatatacacatgttttatacacattatatgtcattattatgcattttccggcactaacctattgacgagatgccgaagagccagttgttgttttctgctgttttaggtttcagaaatcctagtaaggaaatattctcggaattggaagaaatcaacgcccagggtcctatttttccacaaagcttccagaagaccggaggagatacgaagtggggccacgaggtggcgacacaccagggcggcgcggcccaggccctggccgcgcggccctagcgtgtgg contains:
- the LOC124703359 gene encoding disease resistance protein RGA4-like, which gives rise to MEAALASALTKEVVLKLVTLLSEKHKLSKGLKDDIRFIQTELEMISIARDSHLVDPSASRPQVMSMEEMRDLAHDIEDCLDRFLPCVACDGESSVLHRLKKAVASTRSRFAAEIRKLKKRLKDAQERRVNYDVNACRSSAGAASPATADTAENDPVGIDKPKQELVELLLDSEPGKLGVISIVGFGGSGKTTLARAVYDCSSVVGRFPCRAWAASSEHKDAGGLLTAILRQLHADDVPQVQNSINDFLQTTECLIVIDDINKQHWDAIKSIFHRETKSRIVVTTALQSVANACSSGDGFIYKMNILDAELSKVLLMKKVFFRGCSPELERGSTAIVEKCDGLPLALVSVAKFLLGETELTGSHCAQVCRSLGHHMEKEADFRKLQQVLLNSYSSLSGYPLRTSLLYTSVFPNGRPIRRSTLIRRWLAEGYVRCQYKRSDLEVADENFKELIDRNIVRPIDASNNSKVKTCKTHGIMHEFMLHKSMSDNFITSLRDQNRSNFRHLFIENPATDSTLGMNQHTSSASDDTAGSKKFRARSLTIFGNAGAAASEFCRCELLRVLDLEECNDLVDDQLEDIHKLWYLKYLSLGGTISSLPKKIDKLHCLETLDLRKTKIDMLPVEVIGLPHLAHLFGKFKLGKNDLKMSELEKVLPKKSKLKTLAGFVADENPGFLQLMAHMKELKKVKIWFEATGTDNESLPHISKAVQKFAQDGMDTAGVRSLSLDFGNSSGDLLSSIEEYCYLSSLKLRGRLSLLPQFVTSLCGLTELCLSSTNLTGSDLSNLCKLQYLLYLKLVEADLRSFIIKSGDFPSLRRLCLVVQIPVLPTIREGALPFLVSVQLLCKDLVDLSGIKIEYHGRLEEVALDYMVSNKTVEMWETAAKKHPKRPKILFLKRIDLSETESTVKYVATDGPICEKGSIIELNQVQLTQNMLQNKCIIRSVHSSSVNKPNSALKKIIVSETPQAASKLSSVGAV